TTTGGGATTATCTAAAAAAATTCGACTTTAAAATCCAAAGAGTAAACAGGAAGGTATCAAATGCCTTGCAAATTTCAGGACACCATCACTAAAAAGGCCTTTCTTGCCTCACTGCAAATAAGTGATTCTTTTTTTCCAGTGGGGGGATTCAACCACTCCTTTGGACTGGAAACATACATACAGGAAGGTATTATAAGCTCGGGAGATGAGCTAAAAAATTTTCTGGAAATATACTTGAACGAGCTCATAAAGTACACAGATCTCCTCGCTCTATACCTTGCCCATAGTTACACCAAAAGCGAAGAGCTGGAGTCCCTTATTAGGATTGACAACACCTTGACAGCAACTAAAAGCTGCTATGAAACAAAAATGGCAAGCATAAAAATGGGTAAAACCCTGCTGAACACATGGGCGACTCTATGGGACAGTTCATTGCTCAGGGAGTTTTCAGGACAAGTAAAACAAGGTTTGGCCAGTGGCAATCATGCTACTGTGTATGGCGCTGTAACATCCGTATTGGGGATACCCTTGGTTCACTCCCTTATCTCCTTCACCTACAACAGCACAGCAAATATGCTCTCAGCTTCAATAAAACTTATGCCACTAGGACAAAAAGAAGCACAGATGATATTATGCTCCCTCCATGACATAATAATTAAAACGGTTCAGGAGGTTCTAACCCTCTCAGAAGAGGACCTTGGGGTATTCGCCCCCGCCTATGACATAAGGTGTATGACACATGAGAGACTCTACAGTAGACTTTTTATGTCCTAAGGAGGTGCGCTGTTATGAAACCAGTAAAAATAGGAGTTGGAGGGCCCGTCGGCTCGGGGAAAACTATGCTAATTGAGAAACTTACAAGAAGAATGCTAGACGAATATGAGATGGCAGTGGTGACAAATGACATTTACACAAAAGAAGACGCAGAATTCCTAATAAAAAATGGAGCTCTGCCCCCCGCAAGGGTTATAGGAGTTGAGACGGGAGGATGTCCCCATACGGCCATCAGAGAGGATGTATCCATGAATATGGAAGCAGTGGAATATCTCATAGAAAAATTCCCCTCCCTTGACCTCATATTTGTTGAAAGTGGTGGAGACAACTTGGCGGCATCTTTTAGTCCCGAACTTGTAGACCTTTTCATATATGTAATCGACGTCTCTGCAGGAGATAAAATTCCCCGAAAGGGCGGCCCAGGAATAATCAGATCTGACCTCCTAGTTATAAACAAAATTGATCTCGCACCAATGGTGGGCGCAGACTTAGGGGTGATGGAAAGAGATGCAAAGAAGATGAGGGGAGACAGGCCCTTTATATTCACAAATCTGAAACAAGAGAAGGGATTGGACGAGATAATAACATGGATAAGAAAAAATGCTTTTTTTGAGGATTTAAGGCGCTAATGGGTGAAAATGTTGGATGCCTTCGTCTCCAATTGAACTGCAATCACGGGAAAACCTATATAGAGGATTGCTATTGCAAAATCCCATTAAAGATTGCAAAACCCCTGTATCTTGACGACTCCGGCGAAGCCTTTCTCTATATAATGAATCCAACAGCCGGCATGCTTCAGGGGGATAGCTATGAAATAAAAGTGTCTCTTGCACCCCATTCAAAGGTTTTCATAACCACCCAGTCAGCCACCAAGATTTACACAATGGGGGATTCAGAGGCACGTGTTAAAGAGGTTTTTCACGTGGGCAAGTACGCACTTCTTGAGTATTTTCCTGATCCTTACATTCCCTTTGCCCATAGTCGATTCAACTCCGAGACGGAAGTGAGACTTGAAGAGGGGGCAACCGTTTTCCTGGCCGAGATTATTTTCCCCGGAAGGGTCAAAAAAGGGGAGAGTTTTCTATACGATTACTTCATAAGAAAGACCAGAATTTTTCACGACAACAGACTAATCTTTTATGATAACATGGTCCTAAAACCACGAGAAAAAAAAATTAACAACATTTGTGTTTTTGATAAATATTCCTTCTACGGACAACTGATCTGTATCTCAGACAAAATTAACAGGGATCTTAGTGATAAGATTCACTTTGCATTACAGAATCATAAATCCATCAAAGCTAGCAATTCCCTTTTTGCAAAAAATGGTCTTGTTGTT
This is a stretch of genomic DNA from Geminocystis sp. M7585_C2015_104. It encodes these proteins:
- a CDS encoding urease accessory protein UreF, which translates into the protein MPCKFQDTITKKAFLASLQISDSFFPVGGFNHSFGLETYIQEGIISSGDELKNFLEIYLNELIKYTDLLALYLAHSYTKSEELESLIRIDNTLTATKSCYETKMASIKMGKTLLNTWATLWDSSLLREFSGQVKQGLASGNHATVYGAVTSVLGIPLVHSLISFTYNSTANMLSASIKLMPLGQKEAQMILCSLHDIIIKTVQEVLTLSEEDLGVFAPAYDIRCMTHERLYSRLFMS
- the ureG gene encoding urease accessory protein UreG; translated protein: MKPVKIGVGGPVGSGKTMLIEKLTRRMLDEYEMAVVTNDIYTKEDAEFLIKNGALPPARVIGVETGGCPHTAIREDVSMNMEAVEYLIEKFPSLDLIFVESGGDNLAASFSPELVDLFIYVIDVSAGDKIPRKGGPGIIRSDLLVINKIDLAPMVGADLGVMERDAKKMRGDRPFIFTNLKQEKGLDEIITWIRKNAFFEDLRR
- a CDS encoding urease accessory protein UreD, with protein sequence MGENVGCLRLQLNCNHGKTYIEDCYCKIPLKIAKPLYLDDSGEAFLYIMNPTAGMLQGDSYEIKVSLAPHSKVFITTQSATKIYTMGDSEARVKEVFHVGKYALLEYFPDPYIPFAHSRFNSETEVRLEEGATVFLAEIIFPGRVKKGESFLYDYFIRKTRIFHDNRLIFYDNMVLKPREKKINNICVFDKYSFYGQLICISDKINRDLSDKIHFALQNHKSIKASNSLFAKNGLVVRLLGIDNVVILRAITECFEILRKKTLGSTAIKLRKY